From Desulfovibrio porci:
CAAAAACGGCTTCCGGCCCGAAAACTGCTCGCGCGTGGTGGAAGACGCCAGCACCCTGGGCGGCCCGCTGGTGCCCTGGGCCAACAACGCCCTTTTCCCCATGGCCACCCTGGGCGTGACCTATGCGGAATACGTTCCCTGGGTTTTCCTGCTTTATCTTACGCCGGTGGTTTCCCTGCTCTACGCCTTTTTCAACATCACCATGACCCGCCTCACGCCCGAGGAAATGGCCGAGGAAAAGAAAGCGGACCTGCGGCAAGACAGTCTGGCCGCCGCTGAGGAGAAACGATGAACGCCGTTCTGGTCAAAAACGCGCATGTGTATGCGCCCGAAGATCTGGGCCGCAACGACATCCTTCTGGTCAACGATAAAATAGCGGCTCTGGCTCCGGACATCACGCTGCCCGCCTGCCTTGAGCCCGCGCTGCTGCTGGACGCCGAAGGCCGCGCGGCCGTGCCGGGCTTCATTGACGCCCACGTGCATATCACGGGCGGCGGCGGCGAGGCCGGTTTTCACACCCAGGTGCCGCCCCTGCCGCTCTCCGTGCCTCTTTCCGGGGGCGTGACCACGCTGGGCGGCCTGCTCGGCACCGACGGCGTGACCCGGCATGTGGACAACGTGCTGGCCAAAGCCTGTTCCCTGGAGGAAGAGGGCCTGTCCACCTTTATCATGACCGGCGGCTATCCCCTGCCGTCGCCGACCATCACCGGCTCGGTGACGCGCGATTTTGCCTGCGTCTCCAAGGTGCGCGGCGGCAAGATCGCCATTGCCGACCACCGCGTCGCGCCCGTCAGCGCCGCGCAACTGGCGGCCCTGGCCACGGATGTGCGGGTGGGCGGCATGCTGCGCGGCATTGTGGGCATGCTGATCATTCACATCGGGGCCGCGCCCGAGGGACTGGCCCGGATTTTCGAGGTCATCGACCAATGTCCCTATCTGGCCAGGCATCTGATCGCCACCCATATCAACCGCAGCCCGCAGGCCTTTGAGCAGGCCATGCTGCTGGCCCGGCGCGGCGGCTTCATGGATGTTTCCTCCGGCCTGAACAGCGCGACCCTGGGGCCGGACACGCTCAAGCCGTCCACGGCCATCGCCGTCGCCCTGCGTTCCGGCGTGCCGCCGGAACAGATTCTGATGAGTTCGGACGGCAACGGCAGTGCGGCGCGCTATGACGACCAGGGGCATGTGGAAGGTCTGGTGGCTTCGGATCTGCGCACGCTCTGCGCGGAGTTCCGGGATTGCGTCCTTGCCGAGGGCTTGTCCATGACGCAGGCTCTGGCCCCGGTCACCAGCAACGTGGCCAGGGCTTTTTCCCTCTTTCCGGCCAAAGGGGCGCTGACGGCGGGCAGCGACGCGGACGTGCTCGTGCTGGACGCGGACCTGCGGCCCTGGAGCCTTTTCGCCAAAGGGCGGCATATGCTCCACGAGGGGCGGGTGCTTTGCAAGGGCACGTTTGAAGAGTAGGGCATTTGCTGTTGCAATTGTCCCGTTTCAAAAGCGACGCTGCCCGCCGGTTGGGGAAATACGGTGTTTTTATTCGCCGCGGACGCGGACGTCTGCATTTCCGCCGTGCCCGTAAGCCGGGCTAATGGTACGCCGTGTACGGCGTAGCGCATTTCAAGCCTGAAAGGCCCTGACGCGCGCAGAATATCAGCAGACCGGGCGGAGCAGCGTGACGCGTTTCCGGGCGAGCTTGTCCTTCTGGAAGTCTCCGAAGGCTTTGAAATGCGCGCTGGCGTTGTGCTCGGCAATGGCCGCGTCCGAGGCCCAGGCCTCAAGGATGAAAAAGCGGCAGGGATTTTCCAGATCTTCGGTCAGGTCGTAGGCCCGATTGCCGGCTTCGGCCCGGCTGGCCTCCACCATGGCGCGGAAGGCGGGCAGCATGGCTTCCCGGTGTTCCGGCAGAACTTCAAGTTCGGCCACAATGCGAATTTCGTCCATAGCTGTGTTCCTTTATGTGACCGCCATTGGCGGGGCTGTCGCCGACGGGGCAAACTCCGTTTTGCGACGTTTGCCCTCGGTCTGATTCAGACTTGGATAAGAGGCTCTCTCTCTCTCTCTCTCTCGATGGCCGCTTCGTATTCCTGCTCCGGCATGGGGCGGAAAAAGACATAGCCCTGCACCAGATCGCAGTTGATGCTTTTCAGAAAAGCGACCTGCTCCTGTGATTCAATGCCTTCGGCCACGGTCCGGATATTGAGTTTGCGGACCAGGCCCACGATGCTCTCCACGAGAATGGCGTCTTTTTCCTTGTCGTCGCTGTCAAGGAAAAACAGGCGGTCTATCTTGAGCGTGTCGATGGGCAGGCTTTTCAGCAGGCTGAGCGAGGAATAGCCTTTGCCGAAATCGTCAATGGAGCAGAAAAACCCCTGTCTTTTCAGCTGGTTCACGATGTCCGCCAGAAACGCGAGATTGTCGAAGGCGATGGATTCGGTAAACTCAAGCTCCAGCAGGCCGTCCGGGATGCGATAACGGTCTTTGATGCCCGCATACGTCGCCACAAAGTCCTCTCTGAAAAACTGGAGCCGGGAAATATTCACTGAAATCGGCAGAACCGGCTGGCCTTGATCCAGGCGTCGGCGCAGGAAGCGGCAGACGGTTTCGAAGACGTATTGGTCCAGGGCGCTGATCAGACGGTTTTTTTCAAAAATGGGGATGAACTTGTCGGGCGCGATGACCCGGCCGTCGGCTTTTTTCCAGCGCACCAGGGCTTCGGCGCAGGCAATGGCGCCGCTGCTGAGCCCCACCTTGGGCTGGTAATAGACAACAAATTCCTTGTCGTTCAGCGCCTCCTGCATCTGACTGACAATGGCCTTTTCCTCCAGCAACTTGTCGCGGATGCTCTCGTTATAGAAGGCGTAATTGGCATGGACGCCGTTTTTCACCGTCTTGCGGGCGAAATTGGCCCGGTCCAGCAGGTTTTCGATAACCAGATCGCCGGGGGCGTCCTCAATGCAGCAGATGCCGCAGCACACCGGCACGGTCTGCTTGTTTTGCGATCTGGACATGAAATCCGTAATCATGGCGTCAATGGAGCGCTGCCGCGCCATGACCTCCATTTTCTCTTCATACCTGCGCAGGATCACAAAGTTGTCCGCCGAGACACGGCCGAAAATCTCCTTGTCCCCGAGCTCGTTCTGGATAATGCGGGTGTATTCCCGCAGAATGGCGTTGCCGTACTCATAGCCGAAAACATCATTGATGTATTTGAAATCGGCGAAGTCCATGTAAACGACGGCGTAGCGCGCTGTTTCGTCCGCGCGGATCAGTTCCCGGGCCTCGCGCTTGAAGCGCTCCAGATTGTACGCGCCGGTCAGCGCGTCCCTGTCGGTCATGTCGCTCAGGTTTTTGCTCAGATGCTCCAGAAGCAGCATCTTCTTGCTGTATGCCCAGAGAATGAACAGCCATGTCAGCAGCAAAAAAAGCGCCATGATCAGAATCAGCTGCAAGAGCAGCGAAATCTGTCTGTCGGCGTAGGCCTCGGCGGAGAAGACCGTCTTGTTGGCCAGTTCGAAGTACGCTTCGCTGTCGGCGAGCAGAACGCCGGAAGCGGTCTTGTCCTTCCGGACCGCCCGGATGTCCTCTTTGAGCTTTCCCCACAGAACATTGAGCCGGGACAGGTTTTTTTCGTATTCCTGATCGCTCGGATGGATCAGGCCATAGGGGCCGTCGCCGGTAAGCAGTTCGTGCAGGATATCATCAAGGTAGACGACCAGCACGTCACGCGGTTGTCCCGCCAATTCCATTTTGACCAGGCGCTGGGTCGCGCCGCGCACGATGCCCACATAGTTGATCAGCCGGCCATAGGTCTGGGATTGAATAATGGAATAGATGGTGCCGGCGCCCAGCAGAACCAGCAGCAGGAAAAGGGTCTGAAGGCCGAATTTCAGCATGTTCCGCATAGCGTCCTGAGCCCCGCACACAAATTTTTGCGATATTACGCCATCCCAGGACATTTGTTAAGGAAAGAATTCCATCACGCCGATAACATAGCATCCTGGTAGTGAACATGCCGAAAAACTCTGGCGACTGTTGAAGAGAGCGGAGACGGCCGGGCCGCACCCGCAAGGCGCGGGCGTGGACAGCAAAGACTCGGATGTCGGAACTCAGTGCTAAAGGGGAATGGATTTTTTCCGCAGCCGACGGCTGGCGCTGCTGTTGGACTGGCGCAATTCCAAAAGCAAAACGTGTTGAGCGTTTCAACGTTCTTCTGGTCCGGTCAGCCCCGGTAAGCCTCGCCGATGGCCTGGGCCAGACCTCCCAGCGAGGTTTCCTTGTAGCGGGCCTGCAGATCAACGCCCGTGCGGTACATGACTTCAATGATCTTGTCCAGCGAAACCACGCGCTGGCGGCCGTCCTCCAGGCGGGAAAGCTGGGCGCAGTTCACGGCGCGTTCGGCGGCCACGCCGTTGCGTTCGATGCAGGGAATCTGCACCAGGCCGCCCACGGGGTCGCAGGTCAGGCCCAGGTTGTGCTCCATGCCGATTTCGGCGGCTACTTCCACCTGCTTCACGCTGCCGCCGGTCACCGCGCAATAGGCCCCGGCGGCCATGGAACAGGCCACGCCCACTTCGCCCTGGCAGCCCACCTCTGCGCCGGAAATGGAGGCGTTCAGCTTGTAGAACAGGCCGATGGCCCCGGCCGTGAGCAGAAAGTCGCGTTCGCCCTGTTCCGTGGCGTGCGGGTAAAAGTTGGTATAGTACATCAGCACCGCGGGCACGACGCCCGCCGCGCCGTTGGTGGGCGCGGTGACGATGCGCCCGCCCGAGGCGTTTTCCTCGGCCACGGCAAAAGCGTAGAGCATGGGCCAGAGGCTCAGGTCGCGGCGGCCCGTGGCCTGAAGGGCGCTGACCTTGCGCAGCAGGTTGGGGGCCCTGCGCCGCACCTTGTAGCCGCCGGGCAGCACGCCGTCCGTGCAGCAGCCCCGCTCCACGGAGTCGCGCATGGTGGCGATAATGGTCGCCATGCGCGCGGCCACATCCGCCTCTGAACGCCAGAAAATCTCGTTGGCCAGCACGATGTCCGCGATGCTTTTGCCTTCCCGTTCGCAGATGGCGAAGAGTTCGCCGGCTGTGGCGTAAGGATACGGCGGCGTGGGGTATTCCTCCGGCGGCGCGTCGAAGTCCTCCTCGGTGCGGATGAAACCGCCGCCGATGGAATAGTATGTTCTGGTCAAAAGGGTCGCGCCGTCGGCGTCAGCGGCCGTGAGCGTCAGGGCGTTGGAGTGGCGGGGCAGAAACAGCCCCTTATGCACCAGCATGTCCCGTTCATAGACGAAAGGCACAGGCCGTTCGCCCGCCAGCAGCAGGTCCGCGTTGCGCTTCAGCGCGCCGATCCGTTCGGCCAGACGCGCCGGTTCGGCGCTGTGCGGCTCTTCCCCTTCCAGGCCGCTGAGCACTGCGCCCATGGTGCCGTGCCCGTCGCCGGTGAGCGCCAGAGAGCCGTAAAGGTCAAGCTGGACGCGGGCCGTGTTTTCCAGCAGGCCCTTGCCGCGCAGTTCGTCGGCAAAGGCTTTGCCCGCGAGCATGGGGCCGACGGTATGGGACGAGGAGGGGCCGATGCCGATTTTGAACAGGTCAAACACGCTGAGCATGGTTTTCTCCGCCTGGATATTTGGAGGAGTATGCCGGAATATCCCCGCGGAGTCGAGGGGCGGCGGGCCCATACGGCGCAAGAAGGGGCATGCCGGTCCATGTGGAAAACCGGCATGCCCTGGTTGAGGGAGGAGGGAACTCAGCGTGCGGCGAGCTGGTGCTTGAGGTGGGCGATGAGGCCGCCCTCGCGGATCAGTTCCAGAATGTGCGGCGGCAGTACGGAGCAGAAGTATTCCTCACCGCGCGCGTGATTCCGAATGCGCCCGGCCGCGAAGTCGATTTCCAGGTCGTCGTCCTGGCGGATTTTATCCGCATCCGCGCATTCCACCACGGGCAGACCCAGATTGATGGCGTTGCGGTAGAAAATCCGGGCGAAGAATTTGGCCACGATGGCCCCCACCTTGAGGTGGCGCAGGGAGAGCGGGGCCAGTTCCCGGCTGGAGCCGGAACCGAAGTTTCTGCCCGCCACGATGATGGTGCCCGGCTTCGCCCGCGTGGCGAAATCCGGGTCCACGCCGCTCATGGTCCAGGGCGCGGCCTCCTCGACGGAAAGCTCCATGTACTGCGGCGGCGAGATGATGTCCGTGTTGATGTTGTCTCCGAAAATATATGCCGGGCCTCTACGGATGTCTGACATGTCTGCTCTCCTTGCCTACAAAAATTCCCTGGGGTCCGTGAGCCGTCCGGTCACCGCAGAGGCGGCGGCGGTCAGGGGCGAAGCCAGGTAGGTTTCGGCCTTTTTGCTGCCCAGGCGGCCGATGAAGTTACGGTTGGTGGTGGACACGCAAATCTGCCCGTCGGCCAGCACGCCGGAGTGCAGCCCCACGCAGACGCCGCAGGTGGGCGCCAGGATGACGGCTCCGGCTTCGGAAAGCGCCAGCAGCGTGCCGTCGTCGGCGGCCCGCTCCCAGATGCTCTTGGAAGCGGGCGAAACCAGCAGGCGGCAGCCGGAGGCCACCTTGCGCCCCCTGAGCAACCGGGCCGCGGCGGCCAGGTCCGTGTAACGGCCGCCGGTGCAGGAACCGATGTAGGCCTGGTCGATGCGCGCGGCGTTCGCTTCCGTCACCGGCCGGACGTTGTCCACCTCGTGCGGGCAGGCCAGCATGGGCGTGAGCGTTGCGGCGTCATAGCCCCGCCGTTCGCTGAAAACGGCGTCGATGTCGCTGTCCAGGCGCGGGAAGGGGCCAGCAAGGCCCTGGCCCAGCAGAAAGGCCTCGGTGGTTTCGTCGGTGGGGATCAGCCCGGCCTTGGCTCCCATTTCCACAGCCATGTTGGAGAGGCAGAAACGTTCGTCCATGCTCAGGGCGGCTACGGCCTCGCCCGTGTATTCCACGGCCTTGTAGGTGGCTCCGGCATGGCCGATGTCGCCGATGGTCGCCAGGGAAATGTCCTTGGCCATGACGCCGGGCGGCGGCGTGCCGCGCCATGTCACGCGAATGGTTTCGGGCACGCGCAGCCAGATCCGGCCGGTGGCCAGAATGCCCACCATTTCCGTGGAGCCCACGCCGCTGGCGAAAGCGCCCAGGGCTCCGCCCATGCAGGTGTGCGAATCCGTCCCCATGACCACCGTGCCCGGCAGCACGTGGCCGTGCTCGGCCATGACCTGATGGCAGGGGCCCACAAAGGCGTAATAGTTTCTGATGCCGTATTCCTGCGCCCATTCCTGGGTGAATTTGACGATGGCCGCCTGCTTGGCGTTGGCTGGAGGGGTGTAATGATCCGCGATGATCACTACCTTGTCCGGATCCCAGACCGGCACGTTCAGTTCACGCATACGTTCGGCGATTTCCACGCGCGGGCCCAGAATGTCGTCCATCATGGCCCGGTCCACATCGGCCCAGACAATTTCCCCGGCCCGCACTTCCTGGCGTCCGGCCGCCCCGGCGATGATTTTTTCAGCTATGGTCATGCCCATGTTTTTTCCCTTTGCCGGTGGCGGCGATGGAGAGGAACGGTCGGAGCCCGCGCGGCCGGGGACGGGATAGGCAAGCGCCGCACAGGTCGGAAAGTGCTGGGATTAACAAGATGCCTTGGGCACATAGACGTAACCGTCCATGATCCGGCGGGCCGTGCGGTAGACGCCCAGACGGGTGACGGCCACGCCGCCCGGTTCGTCCGGCGCTTCGCGGGCCTCGGCCTCCACCGGGATGACCCCCGAGGGGTGGCCGATGAGGATGGTCCGCGCCTGCTTGCCGCGCTCGCCGAGCGCCTCCCAGGCCACGCTGCCGGGAATGCGGCAGGCCGCGCCGGTGCAGACCGTGCCGGTGATGGGATAGGCCTTGTGCATTTTGAGCATGAACAGCAGACGGGAAACCAGGTCCGCGTCTCCGGCCCTGACCTTTTTGCCGTTGATGGCCGTGTAGTCCGCCGGGGGGCTGACGATGGCGAAGAAAGGATTGTAGGGGCTTTGCAGGGCCGCGTTTTCCGGCGCGTCCGTCAGGCCGCAAAGCACAGCGGCCTTGCCCCGGATTTTTTCGATCACGGCCATCAGCGCCGCGTCGCCCTCTATTTCTGCCGGGCTTTCCGTGCCCTTCATGCCCAGGGAGGCGGCGTGGATAAAAACCAGGGGATTGCCCGCGTCCACCAGAGAGACGGGATATTCCCTTCCGTCGATGTGGAAAACGTCCTTGGCTTTGCCCGTGGGCAGCAGCTTGCCGGTGATGCCGCCGGCCACGCCGGACCAGTCCAGGGTCACGCGCGCGCCCGTGCCGGGGCAGCCGTCAATGGCGAAATCCCCGCTGATCCGCGCCTTGCCGTCCTTCACCGGCACTTCCGCCGTCAGCACGCTGCCGCTGTTGGTGAGGTGGATGCGCACCGTGGTCACGGGTTCCACGGCCCGCACCATGCCTTCGTCAATGGCGAAGCCGCCCACGGCCGAGGAAATGTTGCCGCAGTTGCCCTTGTAATCGATGAAGGCTTTCTCGAAGCTGACCTGGCCGAAGGTGTAGTCCACGTCGCAGTCGGCTTTGCTGGAGGGGCCGATGATGGCCAGCTTGCTGGTCAGCACGTCGGCTCCGCCCAGGCCGTCGATCTGGCGGATGTCCGGGCTGCCGAAAACGGCCAGGATGACCGCGTCGCGCCTGGCCGGATCGGCGGGCAGGTCGTTGGCACGCAGAAAAATTCCCTTGCTCGTGCCGCCGCGCACGATGGCACAGCGGATCTGTTCCATTTCGGGATGCATGTCCGTTCTCCTTGGAAAACCCGCGTTCGTCCTTATTGAACGTCGGCTTCCTTGATGGTTTCACCCAGAAATTCCCAGGTCTTGTCCACGACCTTCTGGAATTCGGCGGCTGAAAGATAGTCGGTGGAGAGCCCAGCCTTGGCGAACTTGGCCTTTACTCCTGGATCGGCTAGGGCTTCCTTGACCAAATTCTGCATGATTTCCACGCGCTCATCAGGTACGCGCCGGGGTGCCAGCAGACCGTGCGGGGAACCGAAGACGTATTCCGGCCCCGCCTGTTCCGCGAAGGTAGGTACGTCGGGAAATTCCGGCAGCCGTTGGGGGCTGGTCACCCCGATCATCCTGAAATCGCCGGAGAGCACGTAGGGCTTTTGATTGGTGGTAACACCGAAGCCACTGGTCACATGGCGGCCCAGCAGGGCCGTGGAAACCTCCTGTCCGCTGGCATAGGTAATATGGGGCAGATCCACGCCGGGAAAGGTCTTTAAAATTCGGCGCATGAACAGGCTTTGGGTGGAATAGGCCCCGTGGGTCGCGTAGTTGACCTTGCCGGGATTGGCTTTAGCGGCTTCCATCAACCCCCTGATGTCCTTGATGTCCGAATCGGCGTTGACGGCCAGGCTCATCCACATGTTGGTGATCTGGACAACGGTGCGGAAATCCTTGAGGCTGTAACCGGTTTTTTTGAGGTGGGCCACAGTGGAGAAAGGGGCTATGCCGGGGAAGCCGAAGGTGTATCCGTCGGGCTTGGCCCTGGCCACGTCCAGCATAGCCGGCGCGCCAGCCCCGCCGCCCTTGCAGACAATGTTCAGGATGATGTTGTGCTTGGTCTGAAAATATTCGGCTAGAACGCGGGCGGCGATGTCCACAGCGCCGCCGGGCCCGAAGGGTACGATGATGGTCACGGGCCGGTCGGGATAGGCGGCTCGGGCCGACAGAGGGAAAGCCGGGAACAACAGGGCGCAGACGAGAAGAGCGGACAGAATACGCGAGTTTTTTTTCATGGTTTTTCTCCTTTGACAGTCAGTGGGGTGCGCGGATGTTACAAGCGTGCTTTCGGCGCGGCGGTGAAGACGTGCGCGGCCTGAAGCGCCGTAAGCGCCATCAGTTTGCAGCGCGGAATGAGGGTGGAAGGGCGAAAATATTCTGCGGGCGAGTGCATGTCCGCCCCCTCGGGACCCATGCTGCAGAGCACGGGCAGACCCAGCACGCTTGAACAATAGCCGGATTCAGCCGCGCCCTTGGAGTGCTCGGCGTGGATGTAGTAGTCCAGACATTCCCCGGCATGGGCGGCCAACTCGTAAAGTTGTCGTACCGTGGGCGTGGTTTCCAGCGGCGGCAGGCGCACGCCTCCGCTGACATGGGCATGGGTGCCGGGCACCTTGCAACAGGCCGTTTCTTCGCGCACCCTGTCGGCCAGGGCCAGACCGTCTTCCAGTCTGGCGAAGGAGAGATGCAGTCGAGCCCAGGCGTTGGGGGCCACGGAATTGGCGGAGATGCCACCGCTGATCAGTCCGGTGTTCACCGTGGTGCCGTTGGTGAGATCCAGATGTTCGTTAAAAGCCAGGATGTTGTGGGCCAGCTCAAGAATGGCGGAAGCGCCTTCTTCGTAATTACGCCCGGCATGGGCGGCTTTGCCCGTGATTTCCAGCAGCATGTGCCCTGATCCCTTGCGTTCGATGGTCACGCCGTTGCCAGGATACCCTGCTTCCGAGCAGAGCACGGCGTGTGCGCCGTTGAGCTGTTCGCCCAGTATGGATGCGCTGGAGGCCGAGCCCAGTTCTTCGTCGGGGGTGAAGGTCAAGGTCATGGGTACGGGCATCAGACCAAGCTCCTTCAGCGCTCTGGCCACAAACATGTTCTGCACAAGGCCAGCCTTCATGTCCGCCGCACCTGGACCGGTGGCTCTGTCGGCGGCGCGGTCCAGGCGGAAGGGGCGGGCCGCCGCCGTCCCGGCCGGAAAGACCGTGTCTATGTGCCCGATGAAAGCCACGCCCGGTCCGGCCTCCTCAGCCTGGCTGCGGGCGCAGAACACGTTGCCCAGGGAGTCCATCCAGGGCTCATCGGGCGGCGAGGGCCTTTTGGGCAGTCTGGCCGTCTGAAAGCCCGCTTCGGCCATCCAAGCGGCGAGCGTCTCGCCCACTTTGTTCACATCGTCGCCGTCGTGGGAAAAAGAATCCATGTTCACGATACGTTCCAGAAGGGTAAGCATTTCTGGCTCCTTGTCATTGAACCAGACATCCAGCTTTTCTTTCCATTGCGTGAGTTCCATGTAGGGCTCCTTGTCTGTGTTGGTCAGGATTTGCTCGGGTTCTTCCGGGAATCGCGAAGGTCGTTCCAAACGGACTTGATCAGCACAAAGAGGCTGAGTCCCAGGATGATGCAGGCCACGGGGCTGGTGTAGAAAATGGCATAGTCGTTCTGGGAAATGCTCAATGCCCGGCGGAAGTTAGCTTCGGCAATGGGTTCCAGGATCATGGCCAGCAGCAGCGGCGGCAAGGGGAAGTCGCACTTGATCATCAGATAGCCCACAGTGCCGAACACCGCTACCACCAGCAGGTCAAAGGTGGAATTGTTTACTGCAAAGCCGCCCACTGCGCAGAGCGTGACCACGATGGGCATGAGCACCCCGCCGGGAATGGCCGTGATCTTATTGGCCCCGCGCACGGCGATGAGTCCGCAGACCAGCATCAGCACATTGGCGGTGATGAAGGCCGCGAAAATGCCGTACACCATGACCGGATGCTCCACAAAAAGCAGCGGGCCGGGCGTCAGGCCTTGGATCATCAGCGCGCCCAGCATAATGGCGGTGATGATGTCGCCGGGCACGCCCAGGGTCAGCAGGGGGATCAGCGCGCCGCCGCAGACCGCGTTGTTGGAGGATTCCGTGGCGGCAATGCCCTCCAGGCAGCCCTTGCCGTACATTTCCGGCGTCTTGGAGTGGCGCTTGGCCTCGGAGTAGGCGAAAAAGGTGGCCGCACTCACGCCGGTGGCCGGAATGATCCCGATGGCTGTACCGATGGCCGAGGAGCGCAGGAAGTTTACGGCATTGCCGGTAAGATCTTTAAGAGAAAGACCGCGCCTGGATATCTTACCTTCCTTGAGCGACACGCCCCGGATCACGTCCTCCACGGTCACCAGAACTTGGGACATGGCGAACAGGCCCACCAGCACGGGCACCAGGGACAGGCCGTTGAAAAGATCCGGAATGTTGAATGTGTTGCGCATGTCGCTGGTGACCGGGTCTAGTCCGATGGTGGCGAGAAACAGGCCCACACAGGCGGAAACCAAGCCTTTGATCAGGTGGCCGGAGGAGAGCGAGGCCACGATGGTCAGGCCGAAGACGGCCACCGCGAAATATTCCGGCGCGCTGAAGGACATGGCCGCGCGGGCCAGCAGCGGCGCCACGGAAACCAGGACAAGCGCGCTGAAAATGCCGCCGATGAAGGAGGCCACGGTGGCCATGTCCAAGGCTCGGCGGGATTCGCCGCGCGCGGTCAAAGCCGGACCTTCCAGCATGGTGGCTGCGGCGGAAACCGTGCCCGGTGTGCCCACCAGAATGGCCGTGATGCAGCCGCCGTAAATGGCCCCGCAGTACATGCCCAACAGGGCGGAAAAAGCGTCCACCGGGGCCATGCCGAAAGTCAGTGGAATGAGCAGGGCCACGCCCATGGCCGCCGTCAGTCCGGGCAGCGCGCCGAAGATTATCCCCAAGGCCACACCCATGAGGTTGGCCAGCAGAGCGCTCAGACTGAGGGCGCTCATAATTCCGTCAATAATGTTCGCAAACATGTATTTCTCCTCTGAGAGCGGATGCCGGTTGTGCTGCGGGCCGGAAATTCAGGGCAGCATGATCTGGAAAAACCAGCCAAAGGCCGCGAGCAGGACGGCCGTGGTCAACACAGCCA
This genomic window contains:
- a CDS encoding M20/M25/M40 family metallo-hydrolase, translated to MELTQWKEKLDVWFNDKEPEMLTLLERIVNMDSFSHDGDDVNKVGETLAAWMAEAGFQTARLPKRPSPPDEPWMDSLGNVFCARSQAEEAGPGVAFIGHIDTVFPAGTAAARPFRLDRAADRATGPGAADMKAGLVQNMFVARALKELGLMPVPMTLTFTPDEELGSASSASILGEQLNGAHAVLCSEAGYPGNGVTIERKGSGHMLLEITGKAAHAGRNYEEGASAILELAHNILAFNEHLDLTNGTTVNTGLISGGISANSVAPNAWARLHLSFARLEDGLALADRVREETACCKVPGTHAHVSGGVRLPPLETTPTVRQLYELAAHAGECLDYYIHAEHSKGAAESGYCSSVLGLPVLCSMGPEGADMHSPAEYFRPSTLIPRCKLMALTALQAAHVFTAAPKARL
- a CDS encoding tripartite tricarboxylate transporter permease, which produces MFANIIDGIMSALSLSALLANLMGVALGIIFGALPGLTAAMGVALLIPLTFGMAPVDAFSALLGMYCGAIYGGCITAILVGTPGTVSAAATMLEGPALTARGESRRALDMATVASFIGGIFSALVLVSVAPLLARAAMSFSAPEYFAVAVFGLTIVASLSSGHLIKGLVSACVGLFLATIGLDPVTSDMRNTFNIPDLFNGLSLVPVLVGLFAMSQVLVTVEDVIRGVSLKEGKISRRGLSLKDLTGNAVNFLRSSAIGTAIGIIPATGVSAATFFAYSEAKRHSKTPEMYGKGCLEGIAATESSNNAVCGGALIPLLTLGVPGDIITAIMLGALMIQGLTPGPLLFVEHPVMVYGIFAAFITANVLMLVCGLIAVRGANKITAIPGGVLMPIVVTLCAVGGFAVNNSTFDLLVVAVFGTVGYLMIKCDFPLPPLLLAMILEPIAEANFRRALSISQNDYAIFYTSPVACIILGLSLFVLIKSVWNDLRDSRKNPSKS